The following are encoded together in the Malaya genurostris strain Urasoe2022 chromosome 3, Malgen_1.1, whole genome shotgun sequence genome:
- the LOC131434411 gene encoding 6-phosphogluconolactonase, with protein MTSTLNFYVVGEVICDEILGLLEKYANESLAKQNVFRVGVSGGSLADVLTEGMYDLRTDFTKWQIFFCDERIVPYDSNDSTYGVFKRDLLDRRAQVPKTAFFPVNTTLSPSEAAADYEKTIRKAFKMENSSEVPSFDLLILGIGPDGHTASLFPEHPVLEEKMKLIAPIENSPKPPPNRITMTYPLINSAKVCMFGAQGKSKAEILRKILVDKEQNLPATRVDPANGHLIFVACDEAAALVDINPNREKDD; from the exons ATGACATCCACTTTGAACTTCTACGTGGTTGGAGAGGTCATCTGCGATGAAATCTTGGGACTATTAGAAAAATACGCCAACGAATCATTAGCAAAGCAAAACGTCTTTCGAGTTGGTGTTTCAG GCGGTTCGCTTGCTGATGTTTTAACGGAAGGCATGTACGATCTTAGAACCGATTTCACAAAATGGCAAATATTTTTCTGCGATGAGCGTATCGTACCATATGATAGTAACGATTCGACCTACGGGGTTTTTAAGCGGGATCTGCTAGACCGGAGAGCTCAGGTTCCGAAGACAGCCTTTTTTCCGGTCAACACAACGCTCAGTCCATCAGAAGCGGCAGCCGATTATGAGAAAACGATACGGAAAGCGTTTAAAATGGAAAACAGCAGCGAAGTACCATCATTTGATCTACTGATTCTTGGTATCGGTCCCGACGGACATACGGCTTCATTGTTCCCGGAACACCCGGTACTAGAAGAAAAGATGAAATTGATTGCTCCGATTGAAAATTCACCGAAGCCTCCGCCGAACCGAATCACAATGACCTATCCGTTGATCAATAGTGCAAAAGTGTGTATGTTCGGCGCACAGGGTAAATCAAAAGCGGAGATTTTAAGG AAAATCTTAGTGGATAAGGAACAAAATCTTCCGGCGACTCGTGTAGATCCTGCAAATGGTCACCTAATCTTCGTTGCCTGCGATGAAGCTGCTGCACTCGTCGACATTAATCCAAACCGCGAGAAGGATGACTAA